One genomic segment of Pseudomonas sp. RU47 includes these proteins:
- a CDS encoding MFS transporter, with translation MRKDYLAFFTSLFLSRLADQILLFIVPLVVFQTTNSASWAGLAFFVESLPRFLAFPVCGALCDKFSPIRILHISQVYRALLCLLAVGMFALFGGIAWVVVLSALCGVLTTQGIMAREVLMPHIFQHYSYTKTLSYSQIADQTGLVLGPLVAALLLEVWAWHWVVLWVAGLFLLADLSMLVWQRLSRITLEVFEQHQDIWLQPLRIAFGHIRELAELKKIILLAVGVNLIVGVTLATSAAMVIGEFSAGKDAYAGLQAAGAVTTIIILFFLARVELPQRILGGLAYSMIAAGALVSALSPNLAGYVLGFLLIVGFDKMFNIYMRSIRQRVIPAKDFGKTVGVITLLNNLSQPLAGLLVALLASSLGTQGVILILAVLTMLLGTAAVWWFAVSRGTLNAEETTGP, from the coding sequence TCACCTCGCTGTTCCTCTCGCGACTAGCGGATCAGATTCTATTGTTCATCGTGCCGTTGGTGGTGTTCCAGACTACCAACAGTGCTTCCTGGGCGGGTTTGGCGTTTTTCGTCGAATCGCTGCCGCGCTTTCTCGCGTTTCCGGTGTGCGGAGCCTTGTGTGACAAGTTTTCACCCATCAGGATTCTGCATATCAGCCAGGTCTACCGTGCGCTGCTTTGTCTGCTGGCAGTAGGCATGTTTGCCCTCTTCGGTGGTATCGCCTGGGTCGTCGTGCTGTCAGCGCTATGCGGCGTGCTGACCACCCAGGGCATCATGGCCCGCGAGGTGCTGATGCCGCATATTTTCCAGCACTACAGCTACACCAAGACCTTGTCCTATTCACAGATCGCCGATCAGACCGGGCTGGTGCTTGGTCCGCTGGTGGCTGCGCTTTTGCTGGAGGTGTGGGCCTGGCACTGGGTGGTGCTGTGGGTCGCCGGTCTGTTCCTGCTGGCTGACCTGAGCATGCTGGTATGGCAACGCCTCAGCCGCATTACGCTGGAGGTGTTCGAGCAGCATCAGGACATCTGGCTGCAACCGCTGCGCATTGCTTTCGGGCATATACGCGAGCTGGCGGAACTGAAGAAAATCATCCTGCTGGCGGTTGGAGTCAACCTGATCGTCGGCGTCACTCTCGCTACTTCGGCAGCGATGGTGATCGGCGAGTTCAGTGCCGGCAAGGATGCCTATGCCGGGCTACAGGCAGCGGGCGCGGTGACCACCATCATCATTCTGTTCTTCCTCGCACGGGTTGAACTGCCGCAACGGATACTCGGCGGGCTCGCTTATTCAATGATTGCCGCAGGCGCCCTGGTCAGTGCATTAAGTCCGAATCTGGCCGGCTATGTGCTGGGATTCCTGCTGATCGTCGGCTTCGACAAGATGTTCAACATCTACATGCGCAGCATCCGTCAGCGGGTGATTCCGGCCAAGGACTTCGGCAAGACCGTGGGCGTGATCACGTTGCTCAATAATCTCTCGCAACCTTTGGCGGGGTTGCTGGTGGCGCTGTTGGCCTCAAGCCTGGGTACGCAAGGAGTGATCCTGATTCTGGCCGTGCTGACTATGCTGTTGGGCACCGCAGCGGTATGGTGGTTTGCCGTCAGCAGAGGAACCCTGAATGCCGAAGAAACCACCGGCCCCTAA